From a single Nymphaea colorata isolate Beijing-Zhang1983 chromosome 4, ASM883128v2, whole genome shotgun sequence genomic region:
- the LOC116252779 gene encoding uncharacterized protein LOC116252779 isoform X1 has product MALSLLDSTSKLLQQLDLLDREPVLRNMEGLMADELMDVPDTPDRLDGLGKTGCGSASSVIEKVDDVRHACRKDNKKFKEEVRASVNPNAEKASCFSLSKEIPRRRRSNWSSKTNEGRWPSVSLGEGQGPSYYQHKNAVNNIEDNIEAETLVHHACTSEDFDNLDRTFPIPESACSDNLFSRNSGHAKITMGNDPEFCSRFQSKGSRTFNRRGRLSLQNKKILEVDTGPLLLSHGQTNQQPAVPGTSSNPDASCFSKPQSMGSGSSLWSAGPVSGSNQSGNSFDSKVQHQADNILPSDSKVEGFGKGDTDGLSTAGFCRKNQSSFKYPAISRGRSALGKCNFNNSQEASSDTISAKFNPKENEISSGASAAHGKSDIIHDFGPLDNLTGRIKIDLESASSIRSTRDAEAKKYQLSGRMGSWNYKLDNIAPKGTKDEKNQDGIARHIDHRTADMDRKSSKDVKKTELHGESLPHHKVIEVSSLHSTIVPRQTRGRRLVRNGCISPLNIARMNRVSSDGNKNVIENMQSVSEDMDIHENNAIKQSSELQKVEKKKGKEVMIDSIMVDASPASERHLDRKEIALSQEPTDNLRMCGIHDGLMEDSWDWGGANCSSHEVLLSPSGKKDEVILGSSNDAHEKVLHGRENLNTVVHLDNSSNDTCTSGLSESRIALPPVQATSTTLFDTQPNNERKSRGGRIVMKRQRRSSSIADNHWYGEGSSTSYVGPAVARMQSSRQPSPVSSTRRSRTHQAGSILGNVIEIDDSSSPRINSHSREVNANCAAEDDAGAKARQVEADELLARQLQEQFYREVVGAGNNEIDANIAWTLQEEEISRNAPATSSINGDLPFHPRISTATDFNRPFLLRSSENSSVWATTRPVTSSSRLAQLRRSIHYRSSTPHSGRRLRFPSNMSLETRIQLLEALDGIVGSDGSFAADRFLTTERDFNENDYEMLLALDNDNDRHTGASAEQINRLPLSQVQVDNSGEACAVCLETPSVGEQIRHLPCLHKFHKECIDPWLRRRASCPICKSSISGC; this is encoded by the exons ATGGCTCTCTCCCTCTTGGACTCCACCTCCAAGCTTCTTCAGCAGTTGGATCTCCTTGATCGGGAACCCGTccttagg AACATGGAAGGTTTAATGGCGGATGAGTTGATGGATGTTCCAGATACTCCTGACAGGTTGGATGGGTTAGGGAAGACTGGCTGTGGAAGTGCTAGTTCTGTTATTGAAAAAGTGGATGATGTGCGACATGCTTGTCGAAAGGATAACAAGAAATTTAAGGAGGAAGTTCGAGCAAGCGTTAATCCTAATGCAGAAAAGGCCAGTTGTTTTTCATTGTCGAAAGAGATACCTCGTAGACGGAGGAGTAATTGGAGTTCAAAAACAAATGAGGGACGCTGGCCTTCTGTCTCATTGGGAGAGGGGCAGGGACCTTCCTATTATCAACATAAGAATGCTGTAAACAATATAGAAGATAACATTGAGGCAGAGACTCTTGTACATCATGCTTGCACTTCAGAGGATTTTGACAACTTGGATCGTACTTTTCCAATACCTGAGTCAGCTTGTAGTGATAATCTGTTCAGCAGGAATAGTGGACATGCAAAGATTACGATGGGTAATGACCCTGAATTTTGTTCTCGATTTCAAAGCAAAGGATCCAGGACTTTTAATAGAAGAGGGAGACTTTctttgcaaaataaaaaaattttggaagttgATACAGGTCCTCTGTTACTGTCTCACGGACAAACTAATCAACAGCCGGCAGTGCCAGGTACCTCTTCTAATCCTGATGCTTCTTGTTTTAGTAAACCTCAAAGCATGGGATCTGGATCCTCTTTATGGAGTGCTGGTCCTGTTAGTGGATCCAACCAATCAGGTAATTCCTTCGATTCTAAAGTACAACACCAAGCAGACAATATATTGCCTTCTGACAGCAAGGTAGAAGGTTTTGGCAAAGGAGATACGGATGGATTATCCACTGCAGGTTTTTGCAGGAAGAATCAATCTTCTTTTAAATATCCTGCTATAAGCAGAGGAAGGTCAGCACTTGGTAAATGCAATTTTAATAATTCACAAGAAGCATCTTCTGATACGATTTCTGCAAAATTTAATCCTAAAGAAAATGAGATCAGTAGTGGTGCTTCTGCTGCTCATGGGAAATCCGATATAATACATGACTTTGGACCACTTGATAATTTGACGGGAAGAATAAAGATAGATTTAGAATCAGCCTCCTCTATAAGGTCGACACGAGATGCGGAGGCTAAAAAGTATCAGCTCTCTGGTCGGATGGGCAGTTGGAATTATAAACTAGACAATATTGCACCTAAAGGAACAAAGGATGAGAAAAATCAAGATGGCATTGCCAGACATATTGATCATCGGACCGCTGATATGGACAGGAAAAGTTCTAAAGATGTTAAAAAAACTGAACTGCACGGTGAGTCTCTTCCTCATCATAAAGTTATTGAAGTAAGTTCTTTGCATTCTACCATTGTGCCCAGACAGACACGTGGTCGGAGGCTGGTACGAAATGGATGCATCTCTCCTCTCAACATTGCACGCATGAATAGAGTTTCCAGTGATGGAAACAAAAATGTCATAGAAAACATGCAAAGTGTTTCTGAAGACATGGATATTCATGAAAACAATGCTATCAAACAGAGTTCTGAATTGCAGAAggttgaaaaaaagaaagggaaagaagtaATGATTGATAGTATCATGGTCGATGCGTCTCCTGCTTCTGAAAGGCATTTAGACAG AAAGGAAATAGCTCTTTCCCAAGAGCCTACAGATAATTTGCGGATGTGTGGCATTCATGATGGATTGATGGAGGATTCATGGGATTGGGGAGGTGCAAATTGCTCATCACATGAAGTATTGCTTTCACCTTCTGGGAAAAAGGATGAAGTTATCTTGGGCTCATCCAATGATGCCCATGAAAAGGTGCTTCATGGAAGGGAGAATTTGAACACAGTAGTGCATCTTGATAATAGCTCTAATGACACTTGTACTTCGGGACTTTCCGAAAGCAGAATTGCTTTGCCTCCAGTTCAGGCAACCTCAACCACATTATTTGACACACAGCCAAATAACGAAAGAAAAAGTCGCGGAGGGCGAATAGTAATGAAAAGACAGCGCAGGTCTTCTTCAATAGCTGATAATCATTGGTATGGTGAAGGTTCTAGTACCAGTTATGTCGGCCCAGCAGTTGCACGAATGCAATCAAGTAGGCAGCCTTCACCTGTATCTTCTACGAGAAGATCTCGTACCCATCAAGCCGGCAGCATCCTTGGGAATGTCATAGAAATTGATGATTCATCTTCGCCAAGAATAAATAGTCATAGCAGAGAAGTGAATGCAAACTGTGCGGCTGAAGATGATGCTGGTGCTAAAGCAAGACAAGTAGAAGCAGATGAGTTGTTGGCTCGGCAGCTCCAGGAGCAGTTCTATCGAGAAGTGGTGGGAGCTGGCAACAATGAG ATTGATGCCAACATTGCATGGACTTTGCAAGAAGAAGAGATTTCTCGAAATGCACCAGCTACATCCAGTATCAATGGGGATCTGCCGTTTCAT CCAAGGATATCAACTGCCACAGATTTTAATAGGCCCTTCCTATTGAGATCTTCCGAGAATTCCTCAGTTTGGGCAACAACTCGTCCAGTCACAAGTTCTTCAAGGTTGGCACAGTTGAGGAGAAGCATTCATTACCGTTCTTCTACCCCACATTCTGGAAGAAGACTTCGGTTTCCCTCCAATATGTCTTTGGAAACG AGAATTCAGTTACTGGAAGCATTGGATGGTATAGTTGGTTCGGATGGAAGTTTTGCAGCTGATAGGTTCTTGACAACTGAGCGAGACTTTAATGA AAATGATTACGAAATGTTACTCGCTCTTGATAATGACAATGATCGGCACACTGGTGCTTCTGCCGAACAGATCAACCGTTTGCCACTTTCACAAGTTCAG GTGGACAATTCTGGAGAAGCATGTGCTGTTTGTCTAGAAACTCCATCTGTTGGAGAGCAGATTCGCCATCTGCCATGCCTGCATAAATTTCACAAAGAA TGCATTGATCCATGGCTCAGACGGCGTGCATCCTGTCCAATTTGCAAGTCATCTATCAGTGGATGTTAA
- the LOC116252779 gene encoding uncharacterized protein LOC116252779 isoform X3, with protein MALSLLDSTSKLLQQLDLLDREPVLRNMEGLMADELMDVPDTPDRLDGLGKTGCGSASSVIEKVDDVRHACRKDNKKFKEEVRASVNPNAEKASCFSLSKEIPRRRRSNWSSKTNEGRWPSVSLGEGQGPSYYQHKNAVNNIEDNIEAETLVHHACTSEDFDNLDRTFPIPESACSDNLFSRNSGHAKITMGNDPEFCSRFQSKGSRTFNRRGRLSLQNKKILEVDTGPLLLSHGQTNQQPAVPGTSSNPDASCFSKPQSMGSGSSLWSAGPVSGSNQSGNSFDSKVQHQADNILPSDSKVEGFGKGDTDGLSTAGFCRKNQSSFKYPAISRGRSALGKCNFNNSQEASSDTISAKFNPKENEISSGASAAHGKSDIIHDFGPLDNLTGRIKIDLESASSIRSTRDAEAKKYQLSGRMGSWNYKLDNIAPKGTKDEKNQDGIARHIDHRTADMDRKSSKDVKKTELHGESLPHHKVIEVSSLHSTIVPRQTRGRRLVRNGCISPLNIARMNRVSSDGNKNVIENMQSVSEDMDIHENNAIKQSSELQKVEKKKGKEVMIDSIMVDASPASERHLDRKEIALSQEPTDNLRMCGIHDGLMEDSWDWGGANCSSHEVLLSPSGKKDEVILGSSNDAHEKVLHGRENLNTVVHLDNSSNDTCTSGLSESRIALPPVQATSTTLFDTQPNNERKSRGGRIVMKRQRRSSSIADNHWYGEGSSTSYVGPAVARMQSSRQPSPVSSTRRSRTHQAGSILGNVIEIDDSSSPRINSHSREVNANCAAEDDAGAKARQVEADELLARQLQEQFYREVVGAGNNEIDANIAWTLQEEEISRNAPATSSINGDLPFHPRISTATDFNRPFLLRSSENSSVWATTRPVTSSSRLAQLRRSIHYRSSTPHSGRRLRFPSNMSLETLLEALDGIVGSDGSFAADRFLTTERDFNENDYEMLLALDNDNDRHTGASAEQINRLPLSQVQVDNSGEACAVCLETPSVGEQIRHLPCLHKFHKECIDPWLRRRASCPICKSSISGC; from the exons ATGGCTCTCTCCCTCTTGGACTCCACCTCCAAGCTTCTTCAGCAGTTGGATCTCCTTGATCGGGAACCCGTccttagg AACATGGAAGGTTTAATGGCGGATGAGTTGATGGATGTTCCAGATACTCCTGACAGGTTGGATGGGTTAGGGAAGACTGGCTGTGGAAGTGCTAGTTCTGTTATTGAAAAAGTGGATGATGTGCGACATGCTTGTCGAAAGGATAACAAGAAATTTAAGGAGGAAGTTCGAGCAAGCGTTAATCCTAATGCAGAAAAGGCCAGTTGTTTTTCATTGTCGAAAGAGATACCTCGTAGACGGAGGAGTAATTGGAGTTCAAAAACAAATGAGGGACGCTGGCCTTCTGTCTCATTGGGAGAGGGGCAGGGACCTTCCTATTATCAACATAAGAATGCTGTAAACAATATAGAAGATAACATTGAGGCAGAGACTCTTGTACATCATGCTTGCACTTCAGAGGATTTTGACAACTTGGATCGTACTTTTCCAATACCTGAGTCAGCTTGTAGTGATAATCTGTTCAGCAGGAATAGTGGACATGCAAAGATTACGATGGGTAATGACCCTGAATTTTGTTCTCGATTTCAAAGCAAAGGATCCAGGACTTTTAATAGAAGAGGGAGACTTTctttgcaaaataaaaaaattttggaagttgATACAGGTCCTCTGTTACTGTCTCACGGACAAACTAATCAACAGCCGGCAGTGCCAGGTACCTCTTCTAATCCTGATGCTTCTTGTTTTAGTAAACCTCAAAGCATGGGATCTGGATCCTCTTTATGGAGTGCTGGTCCTGTTAGTGGATCCAACCAATCAGGTAATTCCTTCGATTCTAAAGTACAACACCAAGCAGACAATATATTGCCTTCTGACAGCAAGGTAGAAGGTTTTGGCAAAGGAGATACGGATGGATTATCCACTGCAGGTTTTTGCAGGAAGAATCAATCTTCTTTTAAATATCCTGCTATAAGCAGAGGAAGGTCAGCACTTGGTAAATGCAATTTTAATAATTCACAAGAAGCATCTTCTGATACGATTTCTGCAAAATTTAATCCTAAAGAAAATGAGATCAGTAGTGGTGCTTCTGCTGCTCATGGGAAATCCGATATAATACATGACTTTGGACCACTTGATAATTTGACGGGAAGAATAAAGATAGATTTAGAATCAGCCTCCTCTATAAGGTCGACACGAGATGCGGAGGCTAAAAAGTATCAGCTCTCTGGTCGGATGGGCAGTTGGAATTATAAACTAGACAATATTGCACCTAAAGGAACAAAGGATGAGAAAAATCAAGATGGCATTGCCAGACATATTGATCATCGGACCGCTGATATGGACAGGAAAAGTTCTAAAGATGTTAAAAAAACTGAACTGCACGGTGAGTCTCTTCCTCATCATAAAGTTATTGAAGTAAGTTCTTTGCATTCTACCATTGTGCCCAGACAGACACGTGGTCGGAGGCTGGTACGAAATGGATGCATCTCTCCTCTCAACATTGCACGCATGAATAGAGTTTCCAGTGATGGAAACAAAAATGTCATAGAAAACATGCAAAGTGTTTCTGAAGACATGGATATTCATGAAAACAATGCTATCAAACAGAGTTCTGAATTGCAGAAggttgaaaaaaagaaagggaaagaagtaATGATTGATAGTATCATGGTCGATGCGTCTCCTGCTTCTGAAAGGCATTTAGACAG AAAGGAAATAGCTCTTTCCCAAGAGCCTACAGATAATTTGCGGATGTGTGGCATTCATGATGGATTGATGGAGGATTCATGGGATTGGGGAGGTGCAAATTGCTCATCACATGAAGTATTGCTTTCACCTTCTGGGAAAAAGGATGAAGTTATCTTGGGCTCATCCAATGATGCCCATGAAAAGGTGCTTCATGGAAGGGAGAATTTGAACACAGTAGTGCATCTTGATAATAGCTCTAATGACACTTGTACTTCGGGACTTTCCGAAAGCAGAATTGCTTTGCCTCCAGTTCAGGCAACCTCAACCACATTATTTGACACACAGCCAAATAACGAAAGAAAAAGTCGCGGAGGGCGAATAGTAATGAAAAGACAGCGCAGGTCTTCTTCAATAGCTGATAATCATTGGTATGGTGAAGGTTCTAGTACCAGTTATGTCGGCCCAGCAGTTGCACGAATGCAATCAAGTAGGCAGCCTTCACCTGTATCTTCTACGAGAAGATCTCGTACCCATCAAGCCGGCAGCATCCTTGGGAATGTCATAGAAATTGATGATTCATCTTCGCCAAGAATAAATAGTCATAGCAGAGAAGTGAATGCAAACTGTGCGGCTGAAGATGATGCTGGTGCTAAAGCAAGACAAGTAGAAGCAGATGAGTTGTTGGCTCGGCAGCTCCAGGAGCAGTTCTATCGAGAAGTGGTGGGAGCTGGCAACAATGAG ATTGATGCCAACATTGCATGGACTTTGCAAGAAGAAGAGATTTCTCGAAATGCACCAGCTACATCCAGTATCAATGGGGATCTGCCGTTTCAT CCAAGGATATCAACTGCCACAGATTTTAATAGGCCCTTCCTATTGAGATCTTCCGAGAATTCCTCAGTTTGGGCAACAACTCGTCCAGTCACAAGTTCTTCAAGGTTGGCACAGTTGAGGAGAAGCATTCATTACCGTTCTTCTACCCCACATTCTGGAAGAAGACTTCGGTTTCCCTCCAATATGTCTTTGGAAACG TTACTGGAAGCATTGGATGGTATAGTTGGTTCGGATGGAAGTTTTGCAGCTGATAGGTTCTTGACAACTGAGCGAGACTTTAATGA AAATGATTACGAAATGTTACTCGCTCTTGATAATGACAATGATCGGCACACTGGTGCTTCTGCCGAACAGATCAACCGTTTGCCACTTTCACAAGTTCAG GTGGACAATTCTGGAGAAGCATGTGCTGTTTGTCTAGAAACTCCATCTGTTGGAGAGCAGATTCGCCATCTGCCATGCCTGCATAAATTTCACAAAGAA TGCATTGATCCATGGCTCAGACGGCGTGCATCCTGTCCAATTTGCAAGTCATCTATCAGTGGATGTTAA
- the LOC116252779 gene encoding uncharacterized protein LOC116252779 isoform X2, producing the protein MALSLLDSTSKLLQQLDLLDREPVLRNMEGLMADELMDVPDTPDRLDGLGKTGCGSASSVIEKVDDVRHACRKDNKKFKEEVRASVNPNAEKASCFSLSKEIPRRRRSNWSSKTNEGRWPSVSLGEGQGPSYYQHKNAVNNIEDNIEAETLVHHACTSEDFDNLDRTFPIPESACSDNLFSRNSGHAKITMGNDPEFCSRFQSKGSRTFNRRGRLSLQNKKILEVDTGPLLLSHGQTNQQPAVPGTSSNPDASCFSKPQSMGSGSSLWSAGPVSGSNQSGNSFDSKVQHQADNILPSDSKVEGFGKGDTDGLSTAGFCRKNQSSFKYPAISRGRSALGKCNFNNSQEASSDTISAKFNPKENEISSGASAAHGKSDIIHDFGPLDNLTGRIKIDLESASSIRSTRDAEAKKYQLSGRMGSWNYKLDNIAPKGTKDEKNQDGIARHIDHRTADMDRKSSKDVKKTELHGESLPHHKVIEVSSLHSTIVPRQTRGRRLVRNGCISPLNIARMNRVSSDGNKNVIENMQSVSEDMDIHENNAIKQSSELQKVEKKKGKEVMIDSIMVDASPASERHLDRQEIALSQEPTDNLRMCGIHDGLMEDSWDWGGANCSSHEVLLSPSGKKDEVILGSSNDAHEKVLHGRENLNTVVHLDNSSNDTCTSGLSESRIALPPVQATSTTLFDTQPNNERKSRGGRIVMKRQRRSSSIADNHWYGEGSSTSYVGPAVARMQSSRQPSPVSSTRRSRTHQAGSILGNVIEIDDSSSPRINSHSREVNANCAAEDDAGAKARQVEADELLARQLQEQFYREVVGAGNNEIDANIAWTLQEEEISRNAPATSSINGDLPFHPRISTATDFNRPFLLRSSENSSVWATTRPVTSSSRLAQLRRSIHYRSSTPHSGRRLRFPSNMSLETRIQLLEALDGIVGSDGSFAADRFLTTERDFNENDYEMLLALDNDNDRHTGASAEQINRLPLSQVQVDNSGEACAVCLETPSVGEQIRHLPCLHKFHKECIDPWLRRRASCPICKSSISGC; encoded by the exons ATGGCTCTCTCCCTCTTGGACTCCACCTCCAAGCTTCTTCAGCAGTTGGATCTCCTTGATCGGGAACCCGTccttagg AACATGGAAGGTTTAATGGCGGATGAGTTGATGGATGTTCCAGATACTCCTGACAGGTTGGATGGGTTAGGGAAGACTGGCTGTGGAAGTGCTAGTTCTGTTATTGAAAAAGTGGATGATGTGCGACATGCTTGTCGAAAGGATAACAAGAAATTTAAGGAGGAAGTTCGAGCAAGCGTTAATCCTAATGCAGAAAAGGCCAGTTGTTTTTCATTGTCGAAAGAGATACCTCGTAGACGGAGGAGTAATTGGAGTTCAAAAACAAATGAGGGACGCTGGCCTTCTGTCTCATTGGGAGAGGGGCAGGGACCTTCCTATTATCAACATAAGAATGCTGTAAACAATATAGAAGATAACATTGAGGCAGAGACTCTTGTACATCATGCTTGCACTTCAGAGGATTTTGACAACTTGGATCGTACTTTTCCAATACCTGAGTCAGCTTGTAGTGATAATCTGTTCAGCAGGAATAGTGGACATGCAAAGATTACGATGGGTAATGACCCTGAATTTTGTTCTCGATTTCAAAGCAAAGGATCCAGGACTTTTAATAGAAGAGGGAGACTTTctttgcaaaataaaaaaattttggaagttgATACAGGTCCTCTGTTACTGTCTCACGGACAAACTAATCAACAGCCGGCAGTGCCAGGTACCTCTTCTAATCCTGATGCTTCTTGTTTTAGTAAACCTCAAAGCATGGGATCTGGATCCTCTTTATGGAGTGCTGGTCCTGTTAGTGGATCCAACCAATCAGGTAATTCCTTCGATTCTAAAGTACAACACCAAGCAGACAATATATTGCCTTCTGACAGCAAGGTAGAAGGTTTTGGCAAAGGAGATACGGATGGATTATCCACTGCAGGTTTTTGCAGGAAGAATCAATCTTCTTTTAAATATCCTGCTATAAGCAGAGGAAGGTCAGCACTTGGTAAATGCAATTTTAATAATTCACAAGAAGCATCTTCTGATACGATTTCTGCAAAATTTAATCCTAAAGAAAATGAGATCAGTAGTGGTGCTTCTGCTGCTCATGGGAAATCCGATATAATACATGACTTTGGACCACTTGATAATTTGACGGGAAGAATAAAGATAGATTTAGAATCAGCCTCCTCTATAAGGTCGACACGAGATGCGGAGGCTAAAAAGTATCAGCTCTCTGGTCGGATGGGCAGTTGGAATTATAAACTAGACAATATTGCACCTAAAGGAACAAAGGATGAGAAAAATCAAGATGGCATTGCCAGACATATTGATCATCGGACCGCTGATATGGACAGGAAAAGTTCTAAAGATGTTAAAAAAACTGAACTGCACGGTGAGTCTCTTCCTCATCATAAAGTTATTGAAGTAAGTTCTTTGCATTCTACCATTGTGCCCAGACAGACACGTGGTCGGAGGCTGGTACGAAATGGATGCATCTCTCCTCTCAACATTGCACGCATGAATAGAGTTTCCAGTGATGGAAACAAAAATGTCATAGAAAACATGCAAAGTGTTTCTGAAGACATGGATATTCATGAAAACAATGCTATCAAACAGAGTTCTGAATTGCAGAAggttgaaaaaaagaaagggaaagaagtaATGATTGATAGTATCATGGTCGATGCGTCTCCTGCTTCTGAAAGGCATTTAGACAGGCAG GAAATAGCTCTTTCCCAAGAGCCTACAGATAATTTGCGGATGTGTGGCATTCATGATGGATTGATGGAGGATTCATGGGATTGGGGAGGTGCAAATTGCTCATCACATGAAGTATTGCTTTCACCTTCTGGGAAAAAGGATGAAGTTATCTTGGGCTCATCCAATGATGCCCATGAAAAGGTGCTTCATGGAAGGGAGAATTTGAACACAGTAGTGCATCTTGATAATAGCTCTAATGACACTTGTACTTCGGGACTTTCCGAAAGCAGAATTGCTTTGCCTCCAGTTCAGGCAACCTCAACCACATTATTTGACACACAGCCAAATAACGAAAGAAAAAGTCGCGGAGGGCGAATAGTAATGAAAAGACAGCGCAGGTCTTCTTCAATAGCTGATAATCATTGGTATGGTGAAGGTTCTAGTACCAGTTATGTCGGCCCAGCAGTTGCACGAATGCAATCAAGTAGGCAGCCTTCACCTGTATCTTCTACGAGAAGATCTCGTACCCATCAAGCCGGCAGCATCCTTGGGAATGTCATAGAAATTGATGATTCATCTTCGCCAAGAATAAATAGTCATAGCAGAGAAGTGAATGCAAACTGTGCGGCTGAAGATGATGCTGGTGCTAAAGCAAGACAAGTAGAAGCAGATGAGTTGTTGGCTCGGCAGCTCCAGGAGCAGTTCTATCGAGAAGTGGTGGGAGCTGGCAACAATGAG ATTGATGCCAACATTGCATGGACTTTGCAAGAAGAAGAGATTTCTCGAAATGCACCAGCTACATCCAGTATCAATGGGGATCTGCCGTTTCAT CCAAGGATATCAACTGCCACAGATTTTAATAGGCCCTTCCTATTGAGATCTTCCGAGAATTCCTCAGTTTGGGCAACAACTCGTCCAGTCACAAGTTCTTCAAGGTTGGCACAGTTGAGGAGAAGCATTCATTACCGTTCTTCTACCCCACATTCTGGAAGAAGACTTCGGTTTCCCTCCAATATGTCTTTGGAAACG AGAATTCAGTTACTGGAAGCATTGGATGGTATAGTTGGTTCGGATGGAAGTTTTGCAGCTGATAGGTTCTTGACAACTGAGCGAGACTTTAATGA AAATGATTACGAAATGTTACTCGCTCTTGATAATGACAATGATCGGCACACTGGTGCTTCTGCCGAACAGATCAACCGTTTGCCACTTTCACAAGTTCAG GTGGACAATTCTGGAGAAGCATGTGCTGTTTGTCTAGAAACTCCATCTGTTGGAGAGCAGATTCGCCATCTGCCATGCCTGCATAAATTTCACAAAGAA TGCATTGATCCATGGCTCAGACGGCGTGCATCCTGTCCAATTTGCAAGTCATCTATCAGTGGATGTTAA